The nucleotide sequence GTTACTTCTTTTGTTTTGTCTTAAAATAATGTTGGTGCCGGGGTGTGTGTGTTGTCTTTTTTTTGGTTTTTAAAAACCACGCGACCGGGATGCATAGTGGCGGTAATGCCGCCGACGGAATTAATGCTAATGATTTTACTAACACCACTTTCCTTAAGTGCCCAAATGTTCGCCCGGTAATTCACGCGATGGGGCGGGATGGTGGGTGGATCGCCGTGACGGGTGAGAAATACGATCTCTCTGTCACAGTACAACCCAAAGATGAGTTCTGCTGAAGGTTCACCAAATGGAGTTTGCTGTCCTTCGCGATGGGTGATCTGGAGGTGATCGAGGGGCATGAGACCGGTGCCGCTGATGATCGCGAGTTCCGTCATGTTTCCTTCACCGCGTAAATACCTGCAGCATTGCGAAGATAGCCCAAATAGTCCATGCCGTATCCGAACACGTAGCGATTGGGGACGGTAAGCCCCACAAAATCGACCCGCTTCAGCCCTCGGTGCCGTGCCACGGTTTTCTCAAGAAGCACAGCCGTATACACAGCTCGCGCGCCCGCACGGTTGCACTCCTCGACGATCGCTGCAAGGGACAGACCCTCATCCAGTATGTCGTCAACGATGAGGACAGTACGATCGGTTAGGGAGATCTCTGGATGCTTCAGCCATTGCAATTTGCCCCCTGCCGTCTTTTCTCGGTAGCGCGTCGCATGTAGGTAGTCGACCTGCAGTGGAAAATCAAGGCGCATCAATAGCTTGCCTGTGGGAACGATACCCCCCACCATTACACACAAGAGTATTGGGTTTGAGTCCCTAAGCGTCACTGCGATGGCTTCTGCAAGCCGATCAAATGCTTGTTCGACTTGTTCTACCGTGTAAATGAGGTCGGCCGCCGCCAAGGTGGCGGTGCTGCGGCGCAAACGATCTGGTTTCCTTGGCCGGCTCATTATGCCTGAGTATTATCCTTG is from Gammaproteobacteria bacterium and encodes:
- a CDS encoding hypoxanthine-guanine phosphoribosyltransferase is translated as MSRPRKPDRLRRSTATLAAADLIYTVEQVEQAFDRLAEAIAVTLRDSNPILLCVMVGGIVPTGKLLMRLDFPLQVDYLHATRYREKTAGGKLQWLKHPEISLTDRTVLIVDDILDEGLSLAAIVEECNRAGARAVYTAVLLEKTVARHRGLKRVDFVGLTVPNRYVFGYGMDYLGYLRNAAGIYAVKET